One Streptosporangium sp. NBC_01495 DNA window includes the following coding sequences:
- a CDS encoding GcvT family protein produces the protein MAGRRVVIIGAGVVGAALADELSARGRDDIIVVDQGAVPATGGSSSHAPGLVFQTNPSKTMTELARYTVEKLVDLDCFLQVGGLEVATTPERLTELHRRHGWAVAWGIEARLLTPQECVERHSLLDRARVLGGLFVPTDGLAKAVRAVEVQLARARERGVRVLDWHEVLDIRVEDDRVAAVVTDRGEIPADLVVCCAGIWGPKVAGMVGMALPLTPLAHQLAWTGPLPALAGQAEEAVRPILRHQDADLYYRERFERLGIGYYGHRPMPITAEEILPIADAEVMPSVLPFTDDDFAPAWAETRSLLPATGEARLEPGINGLFSFTTDNMPLLGQSRDVRGFWVAEAVWVTHSAGVGRAMAEWLADGHCSSFDLHECDVNRFEAHQLAPEYVRTRDCQNFVEVYDIIHPLQPAENLRPLRTSPFHTRQRELDAYFLEATGWERPQWYGANAPLLDGRDIPRPNDWAARHWSPIVGAEAQASRETVALYDMSALKRIEVAGRGAAAFLQRMSTGDVDKSVGSVTYCLLLDHDGGIRSDITVARLGRDLFQVGANGNLDLDWFHRHLPADGSVTVTDITSGTCCVGVWGPRAREVVAPLAGPAFGPGGFRYFRGTRAYVGTVPVTALRLSYIGELGWELYTTADMGAKLWDTLWEAGQEHGIIAGGRGAFNSLRLEKGYRSFGTDMTYEHDPYEAGLGFAVRKADRGDFIGRAAVAERGAATRRRLTCLTVDDPAAVVMGKEPVYDGASPVGYVTSAAYGYTIGRGIAYAWLPAALSVPGRELHIGYFDRRVAAVVAEEPLYDPAMERLRG, from the coding sequence ATGGCGGGCCGGCGCGTCGTCATCATCGGAGCCGGGGTCGTCGGGGCGGCCCTGGCCGACGAGCTCTCGGCCAGGGGCCGGGACGACATCATCGTCGTCGACCAGGGCGCCGTGCCCGCCACCGGGGGATCGTCCTCCCACGCGCCGGGCCTGGTCTTCCAGACCAACCCGTCCAAGACCATGACGGAACTGGCCCGCTACACCGTCGAGAAGCTCGTCGACCTCGACTGCTTCCTCCAGGTGGGCGGCCTGGAGGTGGCCACCACGCCCGAGCGGCTCACCGAGCTGCACCGCCGCCACGGCTGGGCCGTCGCCTGGGGGATCGAGGCGCGCCTGCTCACCCCCCAGGAGTGCGTGGAGCGCCACTCCCTGCTCGACCGGGCCAGGGTCCTCGGAGGGCTGTTCGTCCCCACCGACGGCCTGGCGAAAGCCGTGCGCGCCGTCGAGGTCCAGCTCGCGCGCGCACGGGAACGGGGCGTCCGCGTCCTCGACTGGCACGAGGTGCTGGACATCCGCGTCGAGGACGACCGGGTCGCGGCCGTCGTCACCGACCGGGGCGAGATCCCCGCCGACCTCGTGGTCTGCTGCGCCGGGATCTGGGGCCCCAAGGTCGCGGGCATGGTCGGCATGGCACTGCCGCTCACCCCCCTCGCCCACCAGCTCGCCTGGACCGGTCCCCTCCCCGCGCTCGCCGGGCAGGCCGAGGAGGCCGTCCGGCCGATCCTGCGCCACCAGGACGCCGACCTGTACTACCGGGAGCGGTTCGAGCGGCTCGGCATCGGCTACTACGGCCACCGCCCGATGCCGATCACGGCCGAGGAGATCCTCCCGATCGCCGACGCCGAGGTCATGCCGTCGGTGCTGCCGTTCACCGACGACGACTTCGCCCCCGCCTGGGCCGAGACGAGGTCGCTGCTGCCCGCCACCGGGGAGGCCAGGCTCGAACCGGGCATCAACGGCCTCTTCTCCTTCACCACCGACAACATGCCGCTGCTCGGGCAGTCGCGCGACGTGCGGGGCTTCTGGGTGGCCGAGGCCGTGTGGGTCACCCACTCGGCCGGAGTGGGCCGCGCCATGGCCGAGTGGCTGGCCGACGGCCATTGCTCGTCCTTCGACCTGCACGAGTGCGACGTCAACCGGTTCGAGGCCCACCAGCTGGCCCCCGAGTACGTCCGCACCCGCGACTGCCAGAACTTCGTCGAGGTCTACGACATCATCCACCCGCTCCAACCGGCCGAGAACCTGCGCCCGCTGCGCACCAGCCCCTTCCACACCCGCCAGCGCGAGCTGGACGCGTACTTCCTGGAGGCCACCGGCTGGGAACGCCCCCAGTGGTACGGCGCCAACGCGCCCCTGCTCGACGGCCGCGACATCCCCCGTCCCAACGACTGGGCCGCCCGCCACTGGTCGCCGATCGTCGGTGCCGAGGCCCAGGCCTCGCGCGAGACCGTGGCCCTCTACGACATGAGCGCGCTCAAGCGGATCGAGGTCGCGGGCCGAGGGGCCGCCGCCTTCCTCCAGCGGATGTCCACGGGCGACGTCGACAAGTCCGTCGGCTCGGTCACGTACTGCCTGCTGCTCGACCACGACGGCGGCATCCGCAGCGACATCACCGTGGCCCGGCTGGGCCGCGACCTGTTCCAGGTCGGCGCCAACGGCAACCTGGACCTCGACTGGTTCCACCGCCATCTGCCCGCCGACGGGTCGGTCACCGTCACCGACATCACGTCCGGAACCTGCTGCGTCGGCGTCTGGGGCCCCCGGGCCAGAGAGGTCGTGGCCCCGCTCGCCGGTCCCGCCTTCGGCCCCGGCGGGTTCCGCTACTTCCGGGGCACGCGCGCGTACGTCGGCACCGTGCCCGTCACCGCGCTGCGGCTCTCCTACATCGGGGAGCTGGGCTGGGAGCTCTACACGACGGCCGACATGGGCGCGAAGCTGTGGGACACCCTCTGGGAGGCGGGACAGGAGCACGGGATCATCGCGGGGGGCCGCGGCGCCTTCAACAGCCTGCGCCTGGAGAAGGGTTACCGCTCCTTCGGCACCGACATGACCTACGAGCACGACCCGTACGAGGCAGGTCTCGGCTTCGCCGTGCGCAAGGCCGACAGGGGCGACTTCATCGGCCGCGCGGCCGTGGCCGAGCGCGGCGCGGCCACCCGGCGCAGGCTGACCTGCCTCACCGTCGACGACCCGGCCGCCGTCGTCATGGGCAAGGAGCCGGTGTACGACGGCGCGTCCCCCGTCGGATACGTCACCAGCGCCGCCTACGGCTACACGATAGGCAGGGGTATCGCCTACGCCTGGCTGCCCGCCGCGCTGTCCGTGCCGGGGCGGGAGCTGCACATCGGCTACTTCGACCGGCGGGTGGCCGCCGTCGTCGCCGAGGAGCCGCTGTACGACCCGGCGATGGAGCGCCTGCGTGGCTAG
- a CDS encoding sarcosine oxidase subunit beta family protein gives MSTEELPEHPDWLWSGPEPKASYDVVIVGGGGHGLATAYYLAKNHGITNVAVLEKGWLAGGNMARNTTIIRSNYLLDESAGIYEHSLKLWEGLEEDLGYPLLFSQRGVLNLAHSLQDVREGVRRVNANRLNGVDAEWLGPEEVKEVCPIINVSPDTRYPVLGATYQPRAGIAKHDYVAWGFARAAAAMGVDLIEHCEVTGIDVVDGRVEAVRTSRGRIAAGRVAMCAAGHSSVVGRMAGVELPVQSHPLQALVSELLEPVHPTVVMSNAVHVYVSQAHKGELVMGAGIDAYNSYRQRGAFHIIERQMAAALELFPVFARAHVLRTWGGVVDVTPDASPVVGLTPVDRLYVNCGWGTGGFKATPGVGWCYAHTIAHGEPHPLNAAFTLERFTTGALVDEHGAAAVAH, from the coding sequence ATGAGCACCGAGGAGCTGCCCGAGCACCCCGACTGGCTTTGGAGCGGCCCCGAGCCGAAGGCCTCCTACGACGTGGTGATCGTCGGCGGCGGAGGTCACGGCCTGGCCACCGCCTACTACCTGGCCAAAAATCACGGGATCACCAACGTGGCCGTGCTGGAGAAGGGCTGGCTGGCGGGCGGCAACATGGCCCGCAACACCACCATCATCCGCTCCAACTACCTCCTGGACGAGAGCGCGGGCATCTACGAGCACTCGCTCAAGCTGTGGGAGGGGCTGGAGGAGGATCTCGGCTACCCGCTCCTGTTCAGCCAGCGCGGCGTGCTCAACCTCGCGCACAGCCTGCAGGACGTCAGGGAGGGCGTCCGCCGGGTCAACGCCAACCGCCTCAACGGCGTCGACGCCGAATGGCTCGGCCCCGAGGAGGTGAAGGAGGTCTGCCCGATCATCAACGTCTCGCCCGACACGCGCTACCCGGTCCTCGGCGCCACCTACCAGCCGCGCGCAGGGATCGCCAAGCACGACTACGTGGCCTGGGGATTCGCCCGCGCCGCCGCCGCGATGGGCGTCGACCTGATCGAGCACTGCGAGGTCACCGGCATCGACGTCGTGGACGGGCGGGTGGAGGCCGTACGCACCAGCAGGGGTCGCATCGCCGCGGGCAGGGTCGCGATGTGCGCGGCCGGGCACTCCTCGGTCGTCGGCCGGATGGCGGGGGTGGAACTGCCGGTGCAGAGCCACCCGCTGCAGGCCCTCGTCTCGGAGCTGCTGGAGCCCGTACACCCCACGGTGGTCATGTCCAACGCGGTGCACGTCTACGTCAGCCAGGCTCACAAGGGCGAGCTGGTCATGGGGGCGGGCATCGACGCGTACAACTCCTACCGGCAGCGCGGCGCGTTCCACATCATCGAGCGGCAGATGGCGGCGGCGCTGGAGCTGTTCCCCGTCTTCGCGCGGGCCCACGTGCTGCGTACCTGGGGCGGGGTGGTCGACGTCACCCCCGACGCCTCGCCCGTCGTCGGGCTCACCCCCGTCGACCGCCTCTACGTCAACTGCGGATGGGGGACCGGCGGCTTCAAGGCCACCCCGGGCGTCGGGTGGTGCTACGCGCACACGATCGCCCACGGCGAGCCGCATCCCCTCAACGCCGCCTTCACGCTCGAACGATTCACCACCGGGGCGCTCGTGGACGAGCACGGCGCCGCCGCGGTGGCCCACTGA
- a CDS encoding sarcosine oxidase subunit delta, translating to MLLIPCPWCGPRDEAEFHYGGQAHVAYPGDPAALSDEEWARYLFFRDNPKGPFAERWHHAAGCRRWFNAVRDTATNEFHAVYRAGEPRPVGR from the coding sequence ATGTTGCTGATTCCCTGTCCGTGGTGCGGGCCACGGGACGAGGCCGAGTTCCACTACGGCGGGCAGGCCCACGTCGCCTACCCCGGCGACCCCGCCGCGCTCTCCGACGAGGAGTGGGCCCGGTACCTGTTCTTCCGCGACAACCCGAAGGGGCCGTTCGCCGAGCGCTGGCACCACGCGGCCGGATGCCGCCGCTGGTTCAACGCGGTCCGCGACACCGCCACCAACGAGTTCCACGCCGTCTACCGCGCGGGCGAGCCAAGGCCGGTGGGCCGGTGA
- a CDS encoding 2Fe-2S iron-sulfur cluster-binding protein, with amino-acid sequence MSGQPFRRAGHRGEALPFRFDGRDYEGYRGDTLASALLANGVRTVATSVALGRPRGIFAAWTEEPNAVVQIEHPFPEPMLQATVVELYAGLVATGLPGRGRLAAEPDPARYDGVYAHCDVLVVGAGPAGLAAATAAAGSGARVILADDRPSPGGSLPDTGETVDGVPGTTWAATALAALEIHPETRVLTRTSVFGYYDDNYLVAVERRGENASSRERVWRIRARRVVLATGAHERSIAFAGNDLPGVMLAGSARAYVNRYGVLPGRRAVVFTTGDSAYAAARDLAAAGVEIAAVVDTRAAAVAQGLGSLDGLSGLSGLDGLSGPGGLGGLGGAEVLTGHFVTRVNGEHGVTSVTVSERPAEDGTPSGPAVSGPAASGLAASGRAISEMAVSRMVASGTDTSEMAVSRAVASTGRVIEADLLLVSGGWNPAVHLFGQAGGTLRYDEVLGSFVPGSSRQAVEVAGAARGLLTLAACLEDGAAAGARAAEATGFRAPSTAPRSSVQGTGETSPDTEASRAGETPQDTGAPRAGEGSPDTEGPQAGGARDTEGPQAGGARDTEVVPNTGGAPGATPAEHVWLVPADDYRTHFVDLQRDVTVADVMRATGAGLRSVEHVKRYTTAGTAHDQGKTSGVLTSGVVAHVLGVDVSELGTTTFRAPYVPVSFATLAGRDRGALHDPVRVTALHEWHVAYGAPFENVGQWRRPWYYPREGEDMEAAVLRECRAVREAAGAMDASTLGKIDIQGPDAAELLDRLYTNMMSTLKVGSIRYGVMCRPDGMVFDDGTVIRLAEDRFLVTTTTGNAAAVLDWMEEWLQTEWPSLRVYCTSVTEQWATVALAGPRSREVLAGLAPDLAVDNASFPFMTWRDTRVAGLDARVCRISFSGELAYEINVSAWDGLALWEALQATGAVTPYGTETMHVLRAEKGYPIVGQDTDGTVTPADLGMEWVVSKKKADFIGKRSFARADTARPDRKHLVGLLPLDPDVLLPEGSHLVAVDRLPEPPVPMLGHVTSSYRSAALGRTFALALVSGGRERVGERLYVPVGRELLPVTVTHHVLYDPEGARRDG; translated from the coding sequence GTGAGCGGGCAGCCGTTCCGCCGGGCGGGCCATCGCGGGGAGGCGCTGCCGTTCCGGTTCGACGGCCGCGACTACGAGGGGTACCGGGGCGACACGCTCGCCTCCGCGCTGCTCGCCAACGGTGTTCGCACGGTCGCGACGAGCGTCGCGCTGGGCCGCCCCCGCGGGATCTTCGCCGCCTGGACCGAGGAGCCCAACGCCGTCGTCCAGATCGAGCACCCCTTCCCCGAGCCGATGCTCCAGGCCACCGTCGTCGAGCTGTACGCCGGACTGGTGGCCACCGGCCTGCCGGGCAGGGGCAGGCTCGCCGCCGAGCCCGACCCGGCGCGCTACGACGGCGTGTACGCGCACTGCGACGTCCTGGTGGTCGGCGCGGGCCCGGCGGGCCTGGCGGCGGCGACCGCGGCGGCCGGGTCGGGCGCCCGGGTGATCCTCGCCGACGACCGTCCCTCGCCCGGCGGCAGCCTGCCCGACACCGGCGAGACCGTCGACGGCGTCCCGGGCACGACATGGGCCGCCACCGCGCTGGCCGCGCTGGAGATCCACCCGGAGACGCGGGTACTCACCCGTACCAGCGTGTTCGGCTACTACGACGACAACTACCTGGTCGCCGTGGAACGCAGGGGAGAGAACGCCTCCTCCCGCGAGCGCGTCTGGCGCATCCGGGCCCGCCGCGTCGTGCTCGCCACGGGCGCACACGAACGCTCGATCGCCTTCGCGGGCAACGATCTGCCGGGGGTCATGCTCGCCGGTTCGGCACGCGCTTACGTGAACCGGTACGGGGTCCTGCCCGGCCGCCGCGCGGTGGTGTTCACCACCGGGGACAGTGCCTACGCCGCGGCCCGCGACCTGGCCGCCGCGGGCGTCGAGATCGCCGCCGTCGTGGACACGCGCGCCGCCGCCGTCGCCCAGGGCCTGGGCAGCCTGGACGGCTTGAGTGGTTTGAGCGGTCTGGACGGCTTGAGCGGTCCGGGCGGCTTGGGTGGCTTGGGCGGTGCCGAGGTGCTCACCGGTCACTTCGTCACCCGCGTGAACGGCGAGCACGGGGTCACCTCCGTGACCGTCTCGGAAAGACCCGCCGAGGACGGCACACCTTCCGGACCGGCCGTTTCCGGACCGGCCGCTTCTGGGCTGGCCGCTTCAGGGAGGGCCATTTCGGAGATGGCTGTTTCCAGGATGGTCGCTTCCGGAACGGACACTTCTGAGATGGCCGTTTCCAGGGCGGTCGCTTCCACCGGGCGCGTGATCGAGGCCGACCTGCTGCTCGTCTCGGGCGGCTGGAACCCTGCCGTCCACCTGTTCGGCCAGGCCGGGGGGACGCTCCGCTACGACGAGGTGCTCGGCTCCTTCGTCCCCGGGAGCAGCCGCCAGGCCGTCGAGGTCGCCGGGGCCGCCAGAGGGCTCCTCACCCTGGCAGCCTGTCTGGAGGACGGCGCCGCCGCCGGGGCGCGAGCCGCCGAGGCGACCGGTTTCCGAGCGCCCTCGACCGCCCCCCGCTCATCCGTCCAGGGAACAGGGGAAACTTCCCCGGACACAGAGGCCTCGAGGGCGGGGGAGACACCCCAGGACACGGGGGCTCCGAGGGCAGGGGAGGGGTCTCCGGACACGGAGGGCCCGCAGGCCGGGGGAGCGCGGGACACGGAGGGCCCGCAGGCCGGGGGAGCGCGGGACACGGAGGTGGTCCCGAACACCGGAGGGGCACCCGGGGCCACCCCCGCCGAGCACGTGTGGCTCGTCCCCGCCGACGACTACCGGACCCACTTCGTCGACCTGCAGCGCGACGTCACCGTCGCCGATGTCATGCGCGCCACCGGGGCCGGGCTCCGTTCGGTCGAGCACGTCAAGCGTTACACCACCGCGGGGACCGCGCACGATCAGGGCAAGACCTCCGGGGTGCTCACCAGCGGTGTCGTCGCCCACGTCCTCGGCGTGGACGTCTCGGAGCTCGGCACCACCACCTTCCGCGCCCCCTACGTGCCGGTCTCCTTCGCGACCCTCGCCGGGCGCGACAGGGGAGCGCTGCACGACCCCGTCCGGGTCACCGCGCTGCACGAGTGGCACGTGGCGTACGGGGCGCCGTTCGAGAACGTCGGCCAGTGGCGGCGGCCCTGGTACTACCCCCGCGAGGGCGAGGACATGGAGGCCGCCGTCCTGCGCGAGTGCCGGGCCGTGCGGGAGGCCGCCGGAGCCATGGACGCCTCCACGCTCGGCAAGATCGACATCCAGGGGCCGGACGCCGCGGAACTGCTCGACCGGCTCTACACCAACATGATGAGCACCCTCAAGGTCGGCTCGATCCGCTACGGCGTGATGTGCCGCCCGGACGGGATGGTCTTCGACGACGGTACGGTGATCCGCCTGGCCGAGGACCGTTTCCTGGTGACCACCACCACCGGCAACGCCGCCGCCGTTCTCGACTGGATGGAGGAGTGGCTGCAGACCGAGTGGCCCTCGCTACGGGTCTACTGCACCTCCGTCACCGAGCAGTGGGCGACGGTCGCGCTCGCCGGGCCGCGCTCCCGCGAGGTGCTGGCCGGACTCGCCCCCGACCTGGCCGTGGACAACGCGAGCTTCCCGTTCATGACGTGGCGCGACACCCGGGTGGCCGGCCTCGACGCGCGGGTGTGCCGGATCAGCTTCTCCGGCGAGCTGGCGTACGAGATCAACGTCAGTGCCTGGGACGGGCTCGCCCTGTGGGAGGCCCTCCAGGCCACCGGCGCGGTCACCCCGTACGGGACCGAGACCATGCACGTGCTGCGGGCCGAGAAGGGCTACCCCATCGTGGGCCAGGACACCGACGGCACGGTCACCCCCGCCGACCTCGGCATGGAGTGGGTGGTGTCCAAGAAGAAGGCCGACTTCATCGGGAAGCGCTCCTTCGCCCGCGCCGACACCGCCAGGCCCGACCGCAAACACCTGGTCGGCCTGCTGCCGCTCGACCCGGACGTCCTGCTGCCCGAGGGCTCCCACCTGGTGGCCGTCGACCGGCTGCCCGAGCCGCCGGTCCCCATGCTCGGCCACGTCACCTCCAGCTACCGCAGCGCCGCGCTCGGCAGGACCTTCGCCCTCGCCCTCGTCAGCGGCGGGCGCGAACGCGTCGGCGAGCGGCTGTACGTACCCGTCGGACGGGAACTGCTGCCCGTCACCGTCACCCACCACGTCCTCTACGACCCCGAGGGAGCGCGCCGCGATGGCTGA
- a CDS encoding sarcosine oxidase subunit gamma — protein sequence MSSPDLRIAELPFLTQVDLRVEPGSGTAADIARALGVPLPAEPGTSASIGGEVPPSGAAMSGTRVLWLGPDEWLVVAPPGDTGLEARLRAAAGTGHAAVTDVSAQRTVLLVTGPRTRDLLSHGCALDLHPRAFGPGRCAQTTLARAQVVLARGEGDEFHIFVRSSFAGYLAAWLLDAAGEYLGG from the coding sequence GTGTCGAGCCCGGACCTCCGCATCGCGGAGCTGCCGTTCCTCACCCAGGTCGACCTGCGGGTGGAGCCCGGAAGCGGTACCGCCGCCGACATCGCCCGCGCCCTCGGCGTCCCGCTCCCCGCCGAACCCGGTACCTCCGCGAGTATCGGTGGCGAGGTGCCACCGTCCGGTGCGGCCATGAGCGGCACCCGAGTGCTGTGGCTCGGCCCCGACGAGTGGCTGGTCGTCGCTCCTCCGGGCGACACCGGTCTGGAGGCCCGCCTGCGAGCCGCCGCGGGAACCGGTCACGCCGCCGTCACCGACGTCTCCGCCCAGCGGACCGTACTGCTCGTGACCGGACCCAGGACCCGCGACCTGCTCTCCCACGGCTGCGCCCTCGACCTGCACCCCCGCGCGTTCGGCCCCGGCCGCTGCGCCCAGACCACGCTCGCCCGTGCCCAGGTCGTCCTCGCGCGTGGCGAGGGCGACGAGTTCCACATCTTCGTACGCTCGTCCTTCGCGGGTTACCTCGCGGCCTGGCTCCTCGACGCGGCGGGGGAGTATCTGGGCGGTTGA
- a CDS encoding S1 family peptidase: MISVALTATAVSPASPARAITNGSPDLTVHPQVGAIIGDKPNGDGTWSYCTGTLISPTVFLTAAHCSEPGQKTARVSFSSRYQPGDKVYTGRYIPDSRYKDESDLHDMAVVVFGTAISDIEPARLPAEGLLDRLEADKTLKTMRFTPVGYGAMATAKGKRKTRLTYNDTRHQTSISFEDLTRGWLKLSLDPAKDDGSTCFGDSGGPNFLGGPTSDLLVATTISGDDDACKKTNYDYRLDTPQARSFLKKFVTLP, encoded by the coding sequence ATGATTTCCGTTGCGCTCACCGCGACCGCCGTGTCCCCCGCCTCCCCCGCGCGGGCCATCACGAACGGCTCGCCCGACCTGACCGTTCACCCGCAGGTGGGAGCCATCATCGGCGACAAGCCGAACGGTGATGGCACCTGGTCCTACTGCACCGGCACGCTCATCTCGCCGACCGTCTTCCTCACCGCCGCCCACTGCTCGGAGCCGGGGCAGAAGACCGCCCGGGTCTCGTTCTCCAGCCGCTACCAGCCCGGGGACAAGGTCTACACCGGCCGCTACATCCCCGACTCGCGGTACAAGGACGAGTCCGATCTTCATGACATGGCCGTTGTCGTCTTCGGCACGGCGATCTCGGACATCGAGCCCGCCAGACTGCCCGCCGAGGGCCTGCTGGACCGCCTCGAGGCCGACAAGACCCTGAAGACGATGCGCTTCACCCCGGTCGGGTACGGCGCCATGGCAACGGCCAAGGGGAAGCGTAAGACGCGGCTGACCTACAACGACACCCGTCACCAGACGTCCATCTCCTTCGAGGATCTCACCCGCGGATGGCTCAAACTGTCGCTGGATCCCGCCAAGGACGACGGCAGCACCTGCTTCGGCGACTCGGGCGGCCCGAACTTCCTGGGAGGCCCCACCTCGGACCTGCTCGTGGCCACCACGATCAGCGGAGACGACGACGCGTGCAAGAAGACCAACTACGACTACCGCCTGGACACCCCTCAGGCCCGGAGTTTCCTCAAGAAGTTCGTCACGCTCCCCTGA